A window of the Brassica napus cultivar Da-Ae chromosome C5, Da-Ae, whole genome shotgun sequence genome harbors these coding sequences:
- the LOC125575232 gene encoding nijmegen breakage syndrome 1 protein-like, with the protein MVWGLFPVDPLSGEDKYYIFSKGTYKIGRKGCDIIINKDKGVSRIHAELTFDATPASTSRRNISPGTSFVIRVKDCSKYGTFIKTDPGTKDKVHELPNKERILSDGDVITFGTGAATYRLSLIPLVFYLCPSSETFKVDRLVQDAVSSIGARIAPTLSEECTHVLVEPRMQVNEALLNAVLSQKPIILTNWAKLLAEKSILSEFPGNSQYRPSVMVEEALVDVMEPNIREKCLEGFTFVLESTDMYRFGSSFPSLLKLCGAETVAISEISSMSQDSQYGEANRMVCVIPISSGDKFARLKHLSLLSRVNEMDLISAVLSGNLPSTSLIPPSVVISSSCSTDETVVADSDVEEEETTSSVRMVDATEKAETPEEPAAAIVIEESPVTVVEETMNLNEFKSVNLSADTEMKDYSDVTTMRRDRNDEPECGNSEVIYTQHLIVRDLLSIRNVRSTGVEGVVDFKRFRKGNVISGNSFSSLIPFAKDPYKEYDAGEGTDFMKEEKKRKQREAVAEDLFHNEKARKRGTAGSIHGLLSRG; encoded by the exons ATGGTTTGGGGTCTCTTTCCCGTTGATCCTCTCTCAG GTGAAGATAAATACTATATCTTTTCTAAAGGGACTTACAAGATTGGTcgcaaag GATGTGACATCATTATCAATAAGGATAAGGGAGTGTCTAGGATCCACGCAGAGTTAACTTTCGACGCAACACCTGCTTCAACCTCTCGTAGGAATATATCTCCCGGCACCTCATTTGTTATCCGTGTCAAAGATTGTTCAAAGTATGGTACTTTTATCAAAACTGACCCCGGGACAAAAGACAAAGTCCATGAGCTGCCTAACAAGGAGAGGATTCTCAGTGATGGAGATGTTATCACCTTTGGTACTGGTGCAGCTACTTACAG GTTGTCTTTGATTCCGCTGGTGTTTTACTTATGTCCTTCCTCTGAGACCTTTAAGGTGGATCGGTTGGTACAAGATGCTGTTTCATCAATTG GTGCTCGTATTGCTCCTACCTTGAGTGAGGAGTGCACACATGTTCTTGTTGAGCCGCGTATGCAAGTGAATGAAGCTCTACTCAATGCAGTTTTATCCCAAAAACCCATCATTTTGACGAATTGGGCTAAG cttCTTGCAGAGAAAAGTATCCTCAGCGAGTTTCCTGGAAACAGTCA GTACAGACCATCAGTGATGGTGGAAGAAGCTTTGGTGGATGTAATGGAACCAAACATCCGTGAAAAATGTCTAGAAGGATTCACCTTTGTGTTGGAATCAACAGACATG TACAGATTTGGGAGCAGCTTCCCGTCTTTACTCAAACTATGTGGCGCAGAGACTGTTGCCATATCAGAGATTAGCTCCATGAGTCAG GATTCTCAGTATGGAGAAGCTAATCGGATGGTATGTGTCATCCCAATAAGCTCAGGAGACAAGTTTGCCCGTTTGAAGCATCTCAGTCTGTTATCTAGAGTTAACGAAATGGACTTAATAAGCGCTGTCTTGTCTGGAAATCTACCTTCGACTTCGTTGATACCACCTTCTG TTGTGATTTCATCATCGTGCTCTACGGATGAGACAGTGGTAGCAGACTCTGATGTCGAAGAGGAAGAAACAACATCGTCAGTTCGTATGGTCGATGCCACCGAGAAGGCAGAAACACCAGAGGAGCCTGCTGCTGCTATAGTGATAGAAGAGAGTCCGGTTACAGTAGTGGAAGAAACTATGAATTTGAACGAGTTCAAAAGCGTGAACTTATCGGCAGATACCGAAATGAAAGACTACAGTGATGTGACGACAATGAGAAGGGATCGTAACGATGAGCCTGAGTGTGGCAACTCGGAGGTTATCTACACTCAACATCTCATTGTTAGGGATTTGCTGTCAATAAGAAATGTCCGGTCTACAGGAGTGGAAGGAGTTGTTGACTTCAAACGATTCAGAAAG GGGAATGTTATATCAGGAAACAGCTTCAGTAGTCTAATACCTTTCGCCAAGGATCCATACAA AGAGTACGATGCTGGTGAAGGGACAGACTTtatgaaagaagagaagaagaggaagcagaGGGAAGCCGTTGCAGAGGACTTGTTTCACAATGAAAAG GCTAGAAAGCGTGGAACTGCTGGTTCCATCCACGGGTTGCTCAGTCGAGGTTGA